A segment of the Bdellovibrionota bacterium genome:
GGCGCGGTCTTTGGAGAGAATATATTTGAGGACTCCGCCGAAACTTCGGCCTTTGATCTGTTTCGCGATCATTTTGCCGCCCCGATGACTTGGAGGCCGATGGATGTCACCATTGCCCGAAGCTCCTGAAGCATGTGGGGGTCGATTGGCATCGCCATCCCTGAATGAATCTTGCGCATCAGCTGGCTCAAATTGTTTCCGATCCGAGAGAGCTCTTGATACGTTTCTCGATTCACAGACGGCACCGGAGGCAGCGGAAGTTTTCGGCCAAAGGCTGCCCGGCGGACGTACTCACTCACGCTCACTCGTAACTCTCGGGAAGATTCCTGGAGCCACGACAATTCAGCCGGCGTGAATCGGATCGGAACGACGCGGCTACGGAGTTCACCGACCGCTTCAGCCGCCATCGGTTTCCTGCGAACGAAGTGAGAAGGGCGAGCGCTCCACGACGTAGTCGGGGAGCATGGCTCGCTACTCACCTCTTCCAACATTTCTTCTCTTTCCTTCTCGTCCATTTTTGCCCACTTCTTTGTATATTCATTCTACGTATATTTTATATAACGCCACTGCCAAGAAGTGTCAATACATTGACTCGTGAAATGAAAATACATACGATTGCTCTGAATTACAGGCGAATGAAGAGACGTAAACCAAAGATCCGCCGAAAGACGGTCGAGACCCCACCGGATGTCGTCTTTAATGTCCGCATGGAGCCTTCTCTGCGGGCCGCACTGGAGCCTGCGGCCAATACCTACGGCATGGCGCCTGCGAGCATGATCCGTCAGAGGGTATTCTCCGATGTGAAGGCCTGGGGGCCTTTTGATCCGGATCTCTTGATCTGGATTAAGAAGGAAGGAAGGTCGGCCAACTTCACCTTCGTGGCCCCTCCCATTTTAGCAAAGGCAATGAGAGAGCGGGCACAAGCGCTCAAACTGACTATTACGGATTACGTGAGAAGCGTGGCGATCCATGAAGTCCTTTTGGCCGAGGGCCTCGCCAATGAGATCAACAAAACGAACTTCAATCCGAAAACAAAGCCTGACCATCCAATTCTCCGAGCTTACGCGGAAGGCAGACACGAGCGGCAGATGGATTTAGGGAAAACAAGAATGGCGATGGAGAATAAATCCGATCACATGATTTCGGGATATACGACGTACCGGGGGGAAGATATTGTCGCTGTCATTCAAGCTGAGGCTGCAAAGGAGGGTCTAAGTCTTGCCGCGTATCAAAAAATGCTCGTCTTCCGCGACATTGAACAAAAATACGGATTGAAATTCCTGGCCGAACTTTTGAATACATCTCAAGAAGCATGGGACATGCAAGATGGATATCTAAAGAGAATGTTGGAAGCGCGGAAATAGAGTAATCATGAATCCGAAAACCAAACCAGGTACGCGCACCTCGCGTGCCGCGATCGCCAACCAAGTAAATCTTCTCATGCGCGAGGGCGAAGGTTTAACCGTGGAGTTCAAAGAACGGTACACGCCTCGGGTGGACGAAGATATTGTGGCATTTGCCAACGCCAAGGGAGGAACCATACTTCTCGGCGTCCGGGAGGATGGCACCATCGCCGGCGAACGGTTGACCAACGACCTAAAGGCCAAAATCAACAGCCTGGCGCGGAACTTAAAGCCGACGATTCCTGTCGAGTTTTCCCAAGTCGGGAAAGTGGTGGCGATCTTCGTGTCGGAAGGATCGGATAAACCATACTCCTGTGGTTCAGGCTACTACCGAAGACTCGACGGTAACACACAGAAGATGAGCCACGATGAGCTACGCATCATGTTTGCGGAGAACGAACCGCTCCCTTTCGAAGAAAGAACAGTCAAGGGGTTCACGCTGGAAGACATCTCCAATTCGAAAATACGCGCTTTTACAAGAGAAGCCGGCATACAAATCGGGCGCGCTGGAGTTCAGGATGTATTGCGCAGTCTTAACGTGGCGGATCAGTCCCGGATCAAAAACGCGGGGATCCTCTTTTTCGCCAAGGATGTATATCGGCATATCCATCAGTCCCAGATGACGCTAATCGCGTTCAAGGGAACGGATCGCATGCATATTTATGATCGGCGCGACGTGCGTGACGATCTCCTCACGCAGTTCAACGAAGCGGTCGCATTTCTCCGCAAACATCTAAATGTGCGAAGCGAGATCCACGGTGTCAACCGTAAGGACATTTACGAAATTCCTCTTGAAGTATTGCGCGAAGCTGTTGTGAACGCGCTCATGCACCGCGACTACAGCATTACCGGTACGCAAATAAGCGTCGAGGTCCACGACGATCGGGTCGAAATCGCAAACCCCGGCGATTTGCCGAAAGGTATGTCAATCCAGAACCTCGGCAAAGTTTCGATCCGGAGGAACGAACTGATCGCTGATCTCTTTTTCCGCATGCACAAAGTCGAACGTTTCGGCTTGGGCATTCAAAAAATGAAGGAAGCAATGCTCGCCGCGGGACTTCGCGAGCCCGTTTTTGAGCCGGGTGTATTTTTTCGGGCATCGTTCCAGCGATCGCCCGAATTGGCGTTAAAGAAACACCGCGAACAGTCCGTCAGGCGGTTCGGAGAAAAGTTCGGAGAAGGTTTCTCGCGGGAGCTAGAGTCGGAGCTAGGGTCACAGCTAGAGTCGGAGCTAGAGTCACTGGAGCTCCGTGTGCTGGCCGCCCTAGTTAAACACCCACTTGGCAAAGCATCACTGGCAATAGCTTTGGGTCAAAAACAGGCCTCAGGTCCTCTCCATCGAATAATTCGATCCTTGCTGGCAAGAAAACTTATTGAACGAAGTCTGCCCCAAAAGCCTGCGAGCCGATTACAGAAGTATCTGGTTACAAAGGCGGGGGAAAAATTACTACGGAGAAAGGAGTGAATTACATGAGTCGATACAGAGGGCACAAAAATGTTCGGCACACGGTTCGATATACGGAGCTTGCCCCAAATCGTTTTCGAAATTTCTGGGGAGTGTTCTTAGGATTTCTCCTGTTTGAAGTGTTTACACCGTCAACACCTTTGGCGGAACGTAAATTCAATCCTCCACCGTCAAAAGAGCTTTTCGAACGTTCCGAAGCGGTGGTCCTCGGAACGATCCTTGACATAAAGAAAACAGAAGAAAAGGGAGAGAAGCAAAGGGCGGGAGAGAAAGCCCCGTATCCAACAGAGCGAATGCAAGCCAAGGTGCAACAAATATCCTCTGAAAAAGGAGAGATTCCGAAGTCATTTAATCTCTTGTATTGGAATGTTGATTATGAAGCTTGGGCGAAGCACCTCAAGAACAATACCGTTGGGTTCAGCCTAGACGGAGGCCCTCATGAGATCCGCCTACAGATTGGAGAGCGATACCGTTTCTATCTCAAGCCAACTAGGAAGAAAGATGAGTTTATCCCCGTTTTAGACGGTGCATTTGATGATGGATTTTCTATAACGCGTCTCCCAAGCAACGATGAGGCCGTCCAAAAGTTGAATGCCGTTGAGGTCCCCGTCGCTAACGACAAGAGTTTGGTTACATTTGTGGACGAATTTGTAAACGCGGTGAAGAAGAACGACCTTGAGTTTGTAAAAAGAATCGATCCCAAGATGCCGGATCAGGCTATTCCGTCATTTTCCAGGAGATTTAAGGCCCTCATCGAGAACGCAGAACAGAACCAAAAGAAGGCGTCGATCAGTTGCGACAGCTTTGGTGTTTGCCTGATCGAATGGGAATATACCGATCGCAAAAACCCGACCGGAAAGCTGATGTTAGGCATCCGAGTAGTGAAGGGGAAAGAGAAGTGGCAGATCTATAACCCGACGGGGGCCTACGGTGACACCTTGCACGCGGGGGATAACCTCAAGAACTATTACGAGATTCAGTTCGTTGGCCATGGAAATGTTCAATATGGAATCAGGACCAATGGCGGAAAACTTAAGACCATGTGTGGGCCTGTTTCCTGTTCCTACGGCGGTCACTTCGGCAGCGACCTCTATCCTGGAAAGAAGAACCTCATCGAGATTGTCCTGTCCCCGGTTCAGAATTCAAAGCATTCGGAAAAAGTGCAGTTGGAGTGGACCATTACTGAAGCCCGGAAAGTTAAGGATGGGTTCCCCAAGCATCTTCCAAATATGCCGGGCTACCGCTTGATCAACCAATGGAGTGGGAGCGAGAATGTTTCTACCGATCCAGTGGTCAAGCGGGTTGAATTCGATGTGCAATAGCTGTTGTAAATATGATCGGCTTTCAACGTAAGGAAATCGTTGATCTGGGAGAAAAGCTCCCTTTGCACCGGAATAAAGACCCGATTTGGGCGCTTTTTCTTTTTTTCTCTCTGTTCGGCTCAATATTTTCTGGAATGGGGTTCCTACTTCTTTTTCAACTTATTTGGCGTTCCAGAGCGGATGTACCTCTTGTGGTTCCGTTAATTGCTCTTCTCCTGGGAACGGGGATCATCTTTCTTTCGCTTCATGCCCTGTCACGCACACGGATTGATATTGAGAACGGAATCGTTCGCTATCGCAAAACGAACCCAATATTAAAAAGCGTATCCTGGGCCGCGTCGTTTTCAGAATACGAAGGTGTGCTGGAACATCAGATGGTCGTTCCGGGAGGGAAAAATCGGCCTTCGCATACCGTATACCTTTGTGATTTGATTCATCGGACCGACAAGAAAAAGAATATAGAACTTTATAGTTCGCGTACTTCGAGCGATCACCGTGCGCGTGCCGAACGCTTCTCCCGACTCCTTAACCTTCCCATGCTGGTCGAAGGCGAAAATAAATACGAAAAAAGAGCCGCGGGAGATCTCGATTTGTCGGTGCGGGAACGGATATCAAAGGGAAGCGTGGAAATGATTCAACCTGCCTCTCTCCGGCCGCCGAAAGGTAGACTTTCCCGAGTTGCGTTGAACGGGGAGGAATGGATATCCATCAGCTCTATCGGGTATTTGCCTTTGGGCCTCCCCTTTGCTGGATTCGGCGCAGCCCTCTCCGTTTTCGCCGGGATCATGAGCGGCAATTGGATTGCACTTGTGTTCGGAACGATATTTTTCTTAATCGGATTAATCATCATTTTGGCTTCTTTCTGCGGACGCGAATACATCGGGGCCGACAGAGAGGGGGTGAGCCACTACTGGACCTTCCTGCGCCGTCGCTTCGGACAAGTTTCAATGCAAGCTCGGGCGATCGAGGAAATTCGAGTGGGTCGAAGGAATCAAGGGCAAGGGCTTCAGGTCATTTCGGATCAGATGCGGATTGGGATTTTCTCACCACTTTCAAAAGAAGATCGAGAATGGCTTCGGTCCTACCTTCTTACGAAATTATCGTGAATCTACACAGGGAGGCTCGAAGATTGACGGGTATACAGATAAGCAGGACGAATCAAATCACACGAGAGACGATATCCGGGCGGGGAGCCCTTCCACTTATCGGGACTCTTCTCTGTTCATTAGTACTGGTGGGATACTTTGTCCCTGGTCTTTGGGTAAGCCTAATCTGGGGTGTTCCTGATCGAGCAAAGGATCAAGGGGCATGGGAATATTTAGATTCCATTTCGCGTTTGCAGAATGTTCCTATCTGGATCCAAAATCAAAGTGAATTATCTAACGGCCGTGTTCTCTTACGACAGCTCAGTGATTCCGAAGTTGTCGCCTGGGACGAAAATCTCGCAGGAAAAAGTTTCACCAGAGCTTTCAAGGTGACAAAAAATGTTGCCATACCGACAGATCCGTTTCCACCCATAGCATTTGGGATCGATGCGCCGTTTAACCTTAACAAAGATCTTCCTTCGGCTCTTGCGAAGTATTTTTCCTCTCCCAATATTGCAAAGGCAACTTTATGTAGAACAATGGCTATTACCAATCAACTCCCTATCGAAAATCGTGATCCCAAAAACAGCTCTTACATTCCAGTTGAAGTCCGAACCGTTTGCCCATCTTCTGTCAAAGGACGTTGGTCTCTCTTTCTCAAACTGCTCAGTTTGGATGAGCAATCTGGATACATTAGTGGTGGAGCGGGTCTTTACAGTGAACGTTGTTTACCAACAGATCCAATGATCCTTCTCAATCGCCCACCATTTTGGGCATCATCATGCACAAAATTGGGATGTCTAAATATTCTTCGAGGAATTCTCGAAAAATCTGAACTTCCTAGTTGGCCGATTTATGTTGAGCAAAAAGGTCGAATCCGTCGTGCGGAGAAAGCAGATCTTCCTTGGCTCTCGAAAGGTGAGTTCAGAATACCGAATTGAAAATTATCCTCCTACGAGTCACAAATGTGGGCATGTAGTAAAGTGCCAGAGCTTTGAAAAATTGATTGTAAGGCAAATACGCGCGTCAGGAATAGGTCGATTGACTCACGCTGCATGTCCTGACGTTCGCGCGAGAGTTACCAACCGTCTCGCGGTAACCCTTCCTTGTGATTTGGGTCAACACCGGGTCAACAGGTCGGGTGATATGGATGTCACTCGGTTCATCTCTTTTCATTTTGCAGATCGGTTATCTGTTTGATGTTGTTGGTTTTGCCTTTGATACTGCACTCTTGCCGCCGGGTTCCTCTACTCCCTCCGGCGGCACCAACTATCTTTTCACCGCTTTTAGAAATGAGTTCTATTCTTCGGACATCTTACGTTTTCTCCAGAACGCGGACGAGTCGATCCCCAAGTGCGACCTGCATCGTCCATCGTGGAGAGGGTTGAATGACTGGAAGAATATGGCAGGCTACGATAATGGCTGGCGTACACCTGCGATGAAGCCACCGAAATCAAAGGCGAAAATAACGGCACTCGCATGAAATGCAAACAGTGTAAGGGCGAGATCAAAATCGAGAACGTTCGCTTTTGCCCCTTCTGTGGATTTCAGCTTCGTCCTCGATCGGAAGAGCGCAGAAACGGCATTATCGTTTTTGCGGACGTCTCCGGATTCACCCGTCTAAGCCACACGTTAGATCCCGACAGGCTCCGTGAATTGATGGATCAGTTGATGACTCGATTCTCGGCGGACGTCCAGAAATGGGGAGGGGTGATCGACAAGATCATCGGGGATTGCATTCTTTTCGTTTTCGGCACCGAACACGCCCGTCCGGATGATCCCGAGCGCGCCATGGCGGCCATCCACGACTTGAGAAACGAAATGAAGTCCTTCAACGACCAACATTCGCTTCAACTTAGCCTTCACTTCGGCGCTTCGTACGGAACGGTTTCCGTGGGGTCGGTGGGAGCCTCCACTACGGTCATGGGAGATCCGGTGAACATGGCTTCTCGGCTCCTTCAGGTTGCCGGAGGGGATCAAGTGGTCGCCTCAAAGGAATTTGTGGATCTGCTCTCCGCCGATTACATTTTCGAAGCGCTCCCTCCCGTCGCGCTGAAAGGGTTTGACGGACCGGTAGTCCCCCACAAGTACATCGAAAAATCGCGAGCGGCTCTCTCACGGAAGAAATTGGTGGGCCGAGAAAATGAAATTCAAATTTTGTCGAATCGGATCGACGAGTTGGTTCGGGAGAAAAAAGGGGGAAAATTTTTTCTTTTTGGAAGTGCGGGGAACGGGAAAACGGCTCTTTGCGAAAGAGCCCGCGAAATCGCCGCCGAGCGGGGCGCGGATATCTTAAGTCTCTATTTTGAGGAAGGGGGCGTCGGCACCTTGGCCCCCTTCCTCACGCTGGCTCAACGGATCCTCTCCACGCACGCTCTCAAAAAACATCCCGATCTTGAAATCTGGGCCAAAGCGCTTGCGGAAGAACAGACCCGGTCTGAAATCGGCGTGGAACAACTGGAGATCTTCCTGACTCAATTCATCGAGCATGTTTTAGAATCCCGGCCCCTCCTTTTCCAAACCGAAGACGCGCATCGGGCGGAGGCATCCGGGTTGGCCTTGCTTGAGAGATTGATGAAAACGTTCGAAGAGAAGCCGGTGATCTTTCTAACCACAAGCAGGATTGCAAGCGACAAATTGGGAGAACCGCTGGAAGTGGCGCCTTTGTCCGAAAAGGATGCCCGTCATCTCGTCACAAACTTGCTAGGCGATTCCGGACGTTCCGAGCTTCTAGTCGACGAAATCATCCCCCAATGCGGCGGCAACCCGTTTGTCCTCCACGAGCTGGCCCGCGCGATCAAAAGAGGCGTTCCAAAGGAGAAGTTGTTCCAAGGAAACATCGACTTTCTCTTGGCCTCCTCGCTCGATTCGCTTACCCCGGAAGACCAAGAGCTGATAAAAAAAGCGTCAGTTCTAGGGTCTCGAATCCCCGCCTTTCCGCTGGCGCATCTTTCCGAGATAGAGCCTGAACGTCTCCAAATGCGGCTGGCCCAGACGGGGCTGGTGACGTTTCTCAAAAACGAGAAAATGTTCGTTTTCCGCCACGATCTCATTCGAGAGCATGCGTACCGCCGGATCAACCACACCGTTCGCAGCCAATGGCACGGGAAGCTGGGCGATTATTTGGCCCGGCAGGAAAGCTCTGCTGAGGAGACCGCCTATCATTACCTCCTTTCGGGCCAGCGGGAGAACGCGCTCCGTTGGTCGCTGGCTGCGGGCCGAGCTCTCTCCAAACTTCCGGGCAAGGATCGGGCACTCTATTTTCTTGAATGCGCACAAAAACTCGCGCTTGAGCTCGAAAACGCCGGGTCGCTCCGCGACGCCCTCACTTCTCGCTTTTACGTGGAGGCCAGAGGAAGAAGCGTGGCCGACGCCCTATCGATATTGAGTCAATGGTTCAACGAC
Coding sequences within it:
- a CDS encoding plasmid mobilization relaxosome protein MobC, producing the protein MAAEAVGELRSRVVPIRFTPAELSWLQESSRELRVSVSEYVRRAAFGRKLPLPPVPSVNRETYQELSRIGNNLSQLMRKIHSGMAMPIDPHMLQELRAMVTSIGLQVIGAAK
- a CDS encoding ATP-binding protein; translation: MNPKTKPGTRTSRAAIANQVNLLMREGEGLTVEFKERYTPRVDEDIVAFANAKGGTILLGVREDGTIAGERLTNDLKAKINSLARNLKPTIPVEFSQVGKVVAIFVSEGSDKPYSCGSGYYRRLDGNTQKMSHDELRIMFAENEPLPFEERTVKGFTLEDISNSKIRAFTREAGIQIGRAGVQDVLRSLNVADQSRIKNAGILFFAKDVYRHIHQSQMTLIAFKGTDRMHIYDRRDVRDDLLTQFNEAVAFLRKHLNVRSEIHGVNRKDIYEIPLEVLREAVVNALMHRDYSITGTQISVEVHDDRVEIANPGDLPKGMSIQNLGKVSIRRNELIADLFFRMHKVERFGLGIQKMKEAMLAAGLREPVFEPGVFFRASFQRSPELALKKHREQSVRRFGEKFGEGFSRELESELGSQLESELESLELRVLAALVKHPLGKASLAIALGQKQASGPLHRIIRSLLARKLIERSLPQKPASRLQKYLVTKAGEKLLRRKE
- a CDS encoding adenylate/guanylate cyclase domain-containing protein, with the protein product MKCKQCKGEIKIENVRFCPFCGFQLRPRSEERRNGIIVFADVSGFTRLSHTLDPDRLRELMDQLMTRFSADVQKWGGVIDKIIGDCILFVFGTEHARPDDPERAMAAIHDLRNEMKSFNDQHSLQLSLHFGASYGTVSVGSVGASTTVMGDPVNMASRLLQVAGGDQVVASKEFVDLLSADYIFEALPPVALKGFDGPVVPHKYIEKSRAALSRKKLVGRENEIQILSNRIDELVREKKGGKFFLFGSAGNGKTALCERAREIAAERGADILSLYFEEGGVGTLAPFLTLAQRILSTHALKKHPDLEIWAKALAEEQTRSEIGVEQLEIFLTQFIEHVLESRPLLFQTEDAHRAEASGLALLERLMKTFEEKPVIFLTTSRIASDKLGEPLEVAPLSEKDARHLVTNLLGDSGRSELLVDEIIPQCGGNPFVLHELARAIKRGVPKEKLFQGNIDFLLASSLDSLTPEDQELIKKASVLGSRIPAFPLAHLSEIEPERLQMRLAQTGLVTFLKNEKMFVFRHDLIREHAYRRINHTVRSQWHGKLGDYLARQESSAEETAYHYLLSGQRENALRWSLAAGRALSKLPGKDRALYFLECAQKLALELENAGSLRDALTSRFYVEARGRSVADALSILSQWFNDAHFVSRDGVSEQLCLIRAEFFFERGQYEEAIREIESLTEKAPQYAKPELGLLKGKIHAQLGHHAEVTRIALRALRNAEPNTDLTGNLYNLLGYVSYLDQEFQQASDFYQRAHAAFEKTEDLRGVQKALLNLGNLAFVRHDYSQARDRYLESIQIAYRFGDLVGYGGGLLRLAQVNYRRLKFSLAIANLKRAISLLQKGQNENLMHQCHLMLGTIAEYLGDFDGAENRLSRAQAYFDTAQDPYNKGRALAALGKLRFNQQRYPEAENAVEEAIRILGTYPNEIQRAELLLIQVLERSGRREEARRKLDLFKARHQGSKLDQVVESDFLCVESMLTGRQDSERRKHLLNFLDQTRTSAIRTDRLPLLVEALEYGLEERLLKEALCLADEIKSSFPHEYQMNFEKKGYFQRLRELSITWSQAKTTGEPPRQIA